A window of Deltaproteobacteria bacterium contains these coding sequences:
- a CDS encoding glycyl radical protein → MNARIQRLRKESFEAVPSISIERALIETEFYKDNLGKHSTPVMRALVFRELCAKKTIYIGKDELIVGERGPFPKAVSTFPELTCHSAEDLRILNERPMTRFRISDEETDRYDREVVPFWKGRSMRDRVFGHVPAIWEKAYRAGLFTEFMEQRAAGHTTLDGTIYRKGMLDFKKEIALAVEALDYLADRTATQKAENLKAMEIACDAAILFAERHADLALSMAAREEDPERKKELEAIAAVCRRVPAHAPENLWEAIQMYWFVHLGTITELNGWDAMNPGRLDQHLMPFYQKDRDDGTLDRERAKELISCLWIKVNNHPAPPKVGVTAKESGTYNDFTNINLGGLKPDGTDAVNKLSYIILEVIDELHLLQPQSNVQISDKTPNRFLKAACRVIRKGYGYPSVFNADEVIMEQLRVGKSIEDAREGGCSGCIETGAFGKEAYILTGYLNVPKVLELALNNGIDPLSGERLGPATGNPLTFDSFDTLYQAFVTQLNHVVDLKIRVNNYIERMFAEHAPAPFLSVVIQDCIKKGRDYYDGGPRYNTNYIQCCGIGTITDSLSALKKHVFEEQTISMATLLEGLKADFKNEEALRLKLWNKTPFFGNDDDYADNLMQRVYASLFDAIDGKPNTKGSGYHLNMLSTTCHIYFGRMLGATPNGRLAGMPISDGTSPSHGADRNGPTAVVKSLGKMDQIKSGGTLLNQRFLPDVLKTETDLDKLVHLIRTYFRLNGHHIQFNIVDTETLKKAQAVPEDYTDLLVRVAGYSDYFVDLDKYHQQEIIERTAQKEF, encoded by the coding sequence ATGAATGCACGTATCCAGCGACTCCGCAAGGAAAGCTTCGAAGCCGTGCCCAGCATCTCCATCGAAAGGGCGCTGATAGAAACCGAATTTTACAAAGACAACCTGGGCAAACACTCGACGCCCGTGATGCGCGCCCTGGTCTTCAGGGAGCTCTGCGCCAAAAAAACCATCTACATCGGCAAAGACGAACTGATCGTGGGCGAACGGGGCCCCTTTCCCAAGGCCGTTTCAACCTTTCCGGAACTGACCTGCCACTCGGCTGAAGATTTGCGCATACTCAACGAACGGCCCATGACCCGTTTTCGCATTTCCGACGAGGAGACCGATCGTTATGACAGGGAGGTCGTTCCCTTCTGGAAGGGAAGAAGCATGCGGGACAGGGTCTTCGGCCACGTACCCGCCATCTGGGAAAAAGCCTACCGGGCGGGGCTTTTCACCGAGTTCATGGAACAACGTGCGGCCGGCCACACCACCCTGGACGGAACCATTTACAGAAAGGGCATGCTCGATTTTAAAAAGGAGATCGCCCTGGCCGTCGAAGCGCTGGATTACCTTGCCGACAGAACGGCCACCCAAAAGGCGGAAAACCTGAAGGCCATGGAGATCGCCTGCGATGCGGCCATTCTGTTCGCCGAGCGGCATGCCGACCTGGCGCTGTCCATGGCAGCACGGGAAGAGGACCCTGAGCGCAAAAAGGAACTCGAGGCCATCGCCGCCGTCTGCCGCCGTGTGCCGGCCCATGCGCCGGAGAACCTTTGGGAAGCCATCCAGATGTACTGGTTCGTCCACCTGGGCACCATCACGGAACTCAACGGCTGGGACGCCATGAATCCCGGGCGCCTGGACCAGCACCTCATGCCGTTCTATCAAAAGGACCGCGACGACGGCACGCTCGACAGGGAGCGCGCCAAGGAACTGATCAGCTGCCTGTGGATCAAGGTCAACAACCACCCGGCACCGCCCAAGGTCGGGGTAACGGCCAAGGAAAGCGGTACCTACAACGATTTCACCAACATAAACCTGGGGGGACTTAAGCCCGATGGCACGGACGCGGTCAACAAGCTGTCCTACATCATCCTGGAGGTGATCGACGAACTCCACCTGCTCCAGCCCCAGAGCAATGTGCAGATCAGCGACAAAACACCAAACCGTTTCCTCAAGGCCGCCTGCCGGGTCATCCGCAAAGGCTACGGGTACCCTTCCGTGTTCAATGCCGATGAAGTGATCATGGAACAGCTCCGGGTGGGAAAAAGTATCGAGGACGCAAGGGAGGGAGGATGCAGCGGTTGCATAGAAACCGGCGCCTTCGGCAAGGAAGCTTACATCCTGACGGGCTACCTGAACGTGCCGAAAGTTCTCGAGCTGGCGCTGAACAACGGCATCGACCCCCTGTCGGGTGAACGCCTGGGGCCAGCAACCGGGAATCCGCTGACCTTTGACAGCTTCGATACGCTTTATCAGGCCTTCGTCACGCAGCTTAACCACGTCGTCGATCTGAAAATACGCGTCAACAACTACATAGAGCGGATGTTCGCCGAACATGCCCCGGCGCCCTTTCTGTCCGTGGTCATCCAGGACTGCATCAAAAAGGGACGGGACTATTACGACGGTGGGCCGCGCTACAACACCAATTACATCCAGTGCTGCGGCATCGGCACCATCACCGACAGCCTGTCGGCCTTGAAAAAGCACGTTTTCGAGGAACAGACCATCAGCATGGCAACGCTGCTCGAAGGTTTGAAAGCCGACTTTAAAAACGAAGAGGCCCTGCGTCTCAAGCTCTGGAACAAGACCCCCTTTTTCGGTAATGACGATGACTACGCCGACAACCTGATGCAGCGGGTTTACGCCTCCCTTTTCGACGCCATCGACGGAAAACCCAACACCAAGGGAAGTGGGTATCACCTGAACATGCTCTCCACCACCTGTCACATCTACTTCGGCAGGATGCTGGGGGCCACGCCCAACGGACGCCTTGCAGGGATGCCCATCTCCGACGGTACGTCGCCGTCCCACGGCGCCGACCGCAACGGGCCTACGGCCGTGGTAAAATCCCTGGGAAAAATGGACCAGATCAAATCCGGCGGCACCCTTTTAAACCAGCGTTTCCTGCCGGACGTTCTCAAAACCGAAACGGATCTGGACAAGCTGGTGCATCTCATCCGCACCTACTTCAGGCTTAACGGTCACCACATCCAGTTCAACATCGTGGACACGGAAACCCTGAAAAAGGCCCAGGCCGTTCCCGAAGACTACACCGACCTCCTGGTGCGCGTGGCCGGCTACAGCGACTACTTCGTGGACCTGGACAAGTACCACCAGCAGGAGATCATCGAACGCACGGCCCAAAAAGAATTCTAA
- a CDS encoding ABC transporter permease — MAANDDMVSNLEAEAQRRSTRRSWLLSMPALIVLFFAASGPLLIVVVYSFLAGGEYGGIVWKFSPDAWFNVVFVRDIFDGTLGLADAHLRILWRSVKLSTLTTAITLAIGFPTAYFIATRPRTSRNIWLFLVTIPFWTNLLIRTFAILEVIRNRGLVNTILMKSGIIDSPIQMMFTDFAIMVGMAYVYLPLMVLPLYASMERLDFNLVEAAYDLYASRGRVLRRVIIPLVKPGIIAGSILVFIPSLGAFVTPRVLGGGKKMMLGNLIELQFGAGRNWPLGAALSITLLAIVMIALLFYVRNMQSDTDGPR; from the coding sequence ATGGCAGCAAACGACGACATGGTTTCCAATTTGGAGGCGGAAGCGCAAAGAAGGAGCACCCGCAGGAGTTGGCTGCTCAGCATGCCCGCCCTTATCGTTCTTTTTTTTGCGGCATCAGGTCCGCTTTTAATCGTAGTCGTTTATTCGTTTCTCGCCGGTGGCGAATACGGCGGCATCGTCTGGAAATTTTCTCCGGATGCCTGGTTCAATGTGGTTTTTGTGAGAGACATATTCGACGGCACGCTCGGGCTGGCGGATGCCCACCTGCGTATCTTGTGGCGGTCGGTCAAGCTCTCTACGCTGACGACGGCGATCACTTTGGCGATCGGGTTTCCCACGGCTTATTTCATTGCCACACGACCGCGGACATCCCGCAATATCTGGCTGTTTCTGGTCACGATTCCCTTCTGGACCAACCTGTTGATTCGCACTTTCGCGATTCTGGAGGTGATTCGCAATCGGGGCCTTGTCAACACGATACTCATGAAGTCAGGGATCATCGACAGCCCCATCCAGATGATGTTCACCGATTTTGCCATCATGGTGGGGATGGCTTACGTGTACCTGCCGCTGATGGTGCTGCCCCTCTATGCTTCCATGGAGCGGTTGGACTTCAACCTGGTGGAGGCGGCCTACGACCTGTATGCCTCGCGGGGCAGGGTGCTCCGCCGGGTGATCATTCCGCTGGTAAAGCCCGGGATTATCGCCGGGTCCATTCTGGTGTTCATCCCTTCGCTGGGAGCCTTCGTCACTCCCCGGGTGCTCGGCGGAGGCAAGAAGATGATGCTCGGCAACCTGATTGAGCTGCAGTTTGGCGCCGGGCGTAACTGGCCCTTGGGTGCGGCGCTTTCCATCACCCTGCTGGCCATCGTGATGATCGCCCTGCTTTTCTACGTGCGTAACATGCAAAGCGATACGGATGGTCCGCGATGA
- a CDS encoding 4Fe-4S dicluster domain-containing protein: protein MGSIVNPDLLINLKKFGVEDASACFNCGNCTAVCELSTESTPFPRKVIRYLQLGLTDKLAQSPEPWLCYYCGDCTQTCPRQANPGEVMMGLRRYLTSRYDWTGISRLFYTSKVFEVMSILVVAAMVGLGFYFFHGPMLTDRVALNVFAPNTTIEILDIIMLVVLSFFLLSNAYRLFKGVMGDPAQYPELSFSEKQQFSNRLLRGVPIPIYIREFKEFVVQFMTQRKFASCGTPSQRMQWIVHLLIMTGYSIVFLLVVVGIRWFQRDEIYAIWHPIRLLGYYSTFAILYGVTYAIIGRIKKSKTVYENSHSSDWAFLILLWLTTFTGIVIHATRLLEMPLATYCMYVLHLMIAVPMLVIEVPFAKWTHQLYRPLALFLMRVKQRAMQA from the coding sequence ATGGGTTCGATAGTCAATCCGGATTTGTTGATTAATTTAAAAAAATTTGGCGTTGAAGACGCTTCGGCCTGTTTCAACTGCGGGAACTGCACGGCGGTCTGCGAGCTTTCCACCGAATCGACCCCGTTCCCCCGCAAGGTTATCCGTTATCTGCAATTGGGCCTGACCGACAAACTGGCCCAGAGCCCGGAACCCTGGCTGTGCTATTACTGCGGTGACTGCACCCAGACCTGTCCACGCCAGGCCAACCCGGGAGAGGTCATGATGGGGTTGCGGCGCTATCTGACCTCCCGGTACGACTGGACCGGCATCTCACGTCTTTTTTATACATCCAAGGTCTTTGAAGTCATGTCCATCCTGGTGGTGGCAGCCATGGTCGGACTGGGGTTTTATTTTTTTCACGGCCCCATGCTGACCGACCGGGTCGCCTTGAATGTGTTTGCCCCCAACACCACCATTGAAATCCTCGACATCATCATGCTGGTCGTGCTTTCCTTTTTCCTGCTCAGCAACGCCTACCGTTTGTTCAAGGGAGTGATGGGCGATCCGGCCCAGTATCCCGAACTGAGTTTTTCGGAAAAGCAGCAGTTCTCGAACCGCTTGCTCCGGGGCGTTCCCATTCCCATCTACATCAGGGAGTTCAAAGAGTTCGTTGTCCAATTTATGACCCAGAGGAAGTTTGCTTCCTGCGGCACGCCATCGCAGCGTATGCAGTGGATCGTTCACCTTCTGATCATGACCGGATATTCCATCGTATTTTTGCTGGTGGTGGTGGGCATCCGCTGGTTTCAGCGGGATGAGATCTATGCCATCTGGCACCCCATACGGCTGCTTGGGTACTACTCCACCTTCGCTATTTTATACGGGGTCACCTACGCCATCATCGGCCGCATCAAGAAGAGCAAGACCGTTTACGAAAATTCCCACTCGTCAGACTGGGCTTTTCTGATTCTGCTCTGGCTGACAACCTTCACCGGTATTGTCATCCACGCCACCAGACTGCTGGAGATGCCCCTGGCGACCTATTGCATGTATGTGCTCCACCTGATGATCGCCGTGCCGATGCTGGTCATCGAGGTGCCTTTCGCCAAATGGACCCATCAGCTTTATCGCCCGCTGGCGCTCTTTCTCATGCGGGTGAAACAACGCGCCATGCAAGCTTAG
- a CDS encoding methylenetetrahydrofolate reductase, with product MKITDLFEKGEFVVTGEVGPIKGAVSRNKRIDPTCAKEAYQLQDHVHAINVTDNQSAVMRLGSLAASVRLKERGIEPIYQLTCRDRNRIALQSDILTAYSLGIDNVLLLTGDHIQLGDHKEAKPVFDLDSVQLIKMAIGLSEGRDITGNPIENPPDLAYGAVVNPNFEPLELQLMKMKKKVDAGAEFFQTQAVYDDAVVDRFVEQAEKLNCPVQMGVVVLKSPQMGNFMNKNVSGITVPENWIEEIGSVDRADRKKKAAEMMGRFIKKHKHKFQGVHIMPLGWTDVVPQIISQAEIDAV from the coding sequence ATGAAGATAACCGATCTATTTGAAAAAGGCGAATTTGTCGTTACCGGCGAGGTGGGCCCGATCAAGGGCGCGGTGTCCAGAAACAAAAGAATCGATCCGACCTGCGCAAAAGAGGCCTACCAGCTTCAGGACCACGTTCACGCCATCAATGTCACCGACAACCAATCGGCCGTTATGCGGCTCGGTTCCCTGGCCGCCAGCGTACGCCTCAAAGAGAGGGGCATCGAGCCGATCTACCAGTTGACCTGCCGCGACCGCAACCGCATCGCCCTGCAGAGCGACATTCTGACGGCCTACTCGCTGGGAATCGACAATGTGCTGCTGCTAACCGGCGACCACATCCAACTGGGGGACCATAAGGAAGCCAAACCGGTATTTGATCTCGATTCGGTCCAACTGATAAAAATGGCCATCGGTTTGAGCGAGGGGCGCGACATTACGGGGAATCCCATCGAAAATCCGCCCGATTTGGCCTACGGCGCCGTCGTCAACCCCAATTTCGAGCCTTTGGAGCTCCAGTTGATGAAGATGAAAAAGAAAGTGGATGCAGGCGCTGAATTTTTTCAAACGCAGGCTGTTTATGACGATGCCGTGGTCGATCGCTTCGTTGAACAGGCCGAGAAGCTCAACTGTCCCGTTCAAATGGGCGTCGTCGTGTTAAAGTCCCCTCAAATGGGAAATTTCATGAATAAGAACGTTTCCGGTATTACCGTTCCAGAGAATTGGATCGAAGAGATCGGGTCGGTCGACAGGGCCGACAGAAAGAAAAAGGCCGCCGAAATGATGGGTCGTTTTATCAAAAAGCACAAACACAAGTTCCAAGGCGTGCACATCATGCCCCTGGGATGGACGGATGTGGTGCCGCAAATTATTTCCCAAGCTGAAATTGACGCCGTTTAA
- a CDS encoding ABC transporter permease, whose amino-acid sequence MTTAAKQRKPFSLKKQPGFSFIAIACFVMLYAPIFVLIVYSFNLGENIALWEGFSLKWYVSAWHNEAVQDASIRSLILALQASIYGTVLATMAALGTTRIRPFKGLTFIYVMINQPLMVPEIVTAVALLTLFAIIKIVTGIQGMVYLVAAHTAFCIPFAYLPIRARLESMDLMLETAASDLYATPWKTFKRVTLPLLWPGIIAGAMLAFVISLDDVVITEFIKSSGQETLPTYMLGQLRRIVTPEINAISTVLVCISITVLGVFFIVDKKFGK is encoded by the coding sequence ATGACGACCGCTGCCAAACAACGGAAACCATTTTCGCTGAAAAAACAACCCGGGTTCAGCTTCATTGCCATCGCCTGCTTCGTGATGCTCTACGCGCCTATTTTCGTGCTGATCGTGTATTCCTTCAACCTCGGAGAAAACATTGCCCTGTGGGAGGGCTTTTCACTGAAGTGGTATGTGTCGGCCTGGCACAACGAGGCGGTACAGGACGCCTCCATTCGATCTCTCATCCTCGCGCTGCAGGCTTCCATCTATGGGACCGTGCTGGCCACCATGGCCGCACTGGGCACTACCCGCATACGGCCTTTCAAGGGATTGACCTTTATCTACGTGATGATCAACCAGCCCTTGATGGTGCCCGAGATCGTCACCGCCGTGGCGTTGCTGACGCTTTTTGCCATCATCAAGATAGTTACCGGTATTCAGGGAATGGTGTATCTGGTGGCGGCCCATACCGCTTTCTGCATTCCGTTTGCCTATCTGCCCATCCGGGCCCGGCTGGAAAGCATGGACCTGATGCTGGAAACGGCCGCCTCCGACCTTTATGCCACGCCGTGGAAAACCTTCAAGCGGGTGACCCTGCCGCTGCTCTGGCCGGGCATCATTGCCGGCGCCATGCTGGCTTTCGTCATTTCGCTGGATGACGTGGTGATCACCGAGTTTATCAAATCGTCCGGCCAGGAGACGCTGCCCACCTACATGCTGGGGCAGCTGCGCCGCATCGTCACGCCGGAAATCAACGCCATTTCGACGGTTCTGGTTTGCATCTCCATCACCGTGTTGGGGGTGTTTTTTATTGTTGACAAAAAATTCGGCAAGTAA
- a CDS encoding winged helix-turn-helix domain-containing protein, with product MGNKEALKKLRQERSVSVAGAKERIKTQNKLIKKIKEQIKDEGRTVPEIAEAINASTSQVLVFVSTLKKYGEVVEDAKDGDYFKYRIAD from the coding sequence ATGGGAAACAAAGAAGCACTTAAAAAGCTCCGGCAGGAAAGATCGGTCTCCGTCGCCGGAGCCAAAGAGCGCATTAAAACGCAAAATAAGCTGATCAAGAAAATAAAGGAACAGATAAAAGACGAAGGACGAACCGTTCCCGAGATTGCCGAGGCCATAAACGCTTCGACGTCACAGGTGCTTGTTTTCGTCTCCACGCTGAAAAAATACGGCGAAGTCGTGGAGGATGCCAAGGACGGCGACTATTTCAAGTATCGGATCGCCGATTGA
- a CDS encoding ABC transporter ATP-binding protein, translated as MTAEGVTKAFGSGKDKILALNDVTVAIEENEFFTLLGPSGCGKTTLLRLIAGFDHPTAGIIKLHGKDISHLPPYHRSINTVFQSYALFPHMTVSQNISFGLEMLGKPKGHIKKTVHEMLAMVKMEDLRHRRTDQISGGQQQRVALARALAPKPEVLLLDEPLAALDYKLRKEMQIELKRLQSETGITFIFVTHDQEEALTMSDRIAVMEAGRILQVGTPRQIYNHPVERFVADFIGSTNFLSARVVSANGGEALLKLASGKEVSISLPEGMLPEDTVTAVVRPEYARIHMESETAGDLNGILENIVYVGTDTHYHVRLPDESVFVTRHQNQREDTESFQVGQPVGIVFKSNAVQVLRD; from the coding sequence ATTACTGCCGAGGGGGTCACCAAAGCGTTCGGAAGCGGCAAAGACAAAATCCTGGCCTTGAACGATGTTACCGTGGCTATAGAGGAAAATGAGTTTTTTACCCTGCTGGGGCCCTCCGGCTGCGGCAAAACAACCTTGCTGCGCCTGATTGCCGGCTTCGACCATCCGACGGCAGGCATCATCAAGCTTCACGGAAAAGACATTTCACACCTGCCGCCTTATCATCGCTCCATTAATACCGTATTTCAAAGCTATGCCCTGTTTCCACACATGACCGTCTCCCAGAACATCTCTTTCGGGCTGGAGATGCTGGGAAAACCGAAAGGGCACATCAAGAAAACGGTTCATGAAATGCTGGCCATGGTAAAAATGGAGGATCTGCGCCATCGCCGCACCGACCAGATATCCGGCGGACAGCAGCAGCGTGTGGCCCTGGCCAGGGCCCTGGCCCCCAAACCGGAGGTGCTGCTGCTGGACGAGCCCTTGGCGGCGCTTGACTACAAGCTGCGCAAGGAGATGCAGATCGAACTGAAGCGCCTGCAGAGCGAAACCGGCATCACCTTCATTTTCGTCACCCACGACCAGGAAGAAGCGCTGACCATGTCCGACCGCATCGCGGTGATGGAGGCCGGTCGTATTTTGCAGGTGGGCACACCGCGTCAGATTTACAATCATCCCGTGGAGCGTTTCGTGGCCGACTTCATCGGCAGCACCAATTTTCTGTCCGCCCGGGTGGTTTCCGCCAATGGAGGAGAAGCCCTGCTGAAGCTCGCTTCGGGGAAGGAGGTCTCCATTTCGTTGCCCGAAGGCATGCTGCCGGAAGACACGGTGACGGCCGTGGTCCGACCGGAATATGCACGCATCCACATGGAAAGCGAAACGGCGGGGGACTTGAACGGAATACTTGAAAACATCGTGTATGTCGGTACGGATACGCACTATCACGTCCGCCTACCGGACGAAAGTGTGTTTGTGACCCGCCACCAGAACCAGCGGGAAGATACGGAGAGTTTTCAGGTCGGTCAGCCGGTGGGTATTGTATTCAAATCGAACGCCGTGCAGGTGTTGAGGGACTGA
- a CDS encoding methylenetetrahydrofolate reductase C-terminal domain-containing protein, which translates to MHATIQKPIDEIVSFIKPGEKVFVVGCNNCAWKCHSGGEDETKAMAARLERRGVDVVGYTVPGPQGMSLCKLDHTRKVLQEDYVDETKKADSFLVLGCGQGVHTVIDATDGGMIHPGCDTIFGGETVSEDTISEYCSLCGECVIEFTGGLCPMTLCSKQLLNGPCGGAENGYCEVDKERPCGWVLIYERLKKLDRLEMLDPYQPPKNNAKWSRPRTLKVSPTEATFCSQAGEVTVSNQD; encoded by the coding sequence ATGCATGCAACCATACAGAAACCGATCGACGAGATTGTCAGCTTTATCAAACCCGGTGAAAAGGTGTTCGTCGTAGGGTGCAACAACTGCGCCTGGAAATGCCACTCCGGGGGCGAGGACGAAACCAAGGCCATGGCCGCGAGGCTGGAAAGACGAGGTGTCGATGTCGTCGGGTACACGGTGCCCGGCCCCCAGGGAATGAGCCTTTGCAAGCTGGACCATACGCGCAAGGTCCTGCAGGAAGATTATGTCGACGAGACAAAAAAGGCCGATTCTTTTCTGGTGCTGGGCTGCGGGCAGGGCGTTCACACGGTTATCGATGCTACGGACGGCGGTATGATCCACCCGGGATGCGATACCATTTTTGGTGGTGAAACCGTGTCCGAGGACACCATCAGCGAATACTGCTCCCTTTGCGGTGAATGCGTGATCGAGTTTACCGGCGGGCTGTGCCCCATGACGCTTTGCTCGAAGCAACTGCTCAACGGCCCCTGCGGTGGCGCTGAAAACGGCTACTGCGAGGTGGACAAGGAGCGGCCCTGCGGCTGGGTGCTCATCTATGAACGCCTCAAGAAACTGGACCGCCTGGAGATGCTCGACCCCTATCAGCCGCCCAAAAACAACGCCAAATGGAGTCGGCCGCGGACGCTCAAGGTCAGCCCGACCGAAGCGACCTTCTGCAGCCAGGCGGGTGAGGTGACTGTCAGCAATCAGGATTAA
- a CDS encoding CoA ester lyase has product MKPRRSILSVPGHVQKMHAKALDSSADVVMLDMEDSVPLDAKEAARAQVVDSLLSMAWGDKTVAVRINGLDTGYGYQDILAVAEAAGGVVDTIVVPKVDHPRDIHCVSRLLDGIEMNRGIEAPIGIEASIESAAGLEQVSRTACASRRLKTLIFGIADYSASIGARLVSISGHGEKEDEIYPGHRWHFPLSRVVMASKAHGLMAIDAPYGNFKDIEGLKKSAAMAAALGFNGKWVIHPGQIDAVNAVFSPSAEDLSRAERVIKAHEEAVRAGRGAVAVDGRMVDNATIRLARQLWEQARYLKLRR; this is encoded by the coding sequence ATGAAACCGAGAAGGTCCATACTTTCGGTTCCCGGCCATGTTCAGAAAATGCACGCCAAGGCGCTTGACAGCAGCGCGGATGTCGTCATGCTGGATATGGAGGACAGCGTGCCGCTGGATGCCAAGGAAGCGGCACGGGCGCAGGTAGTGGACTCGCTGCTTTCCATGGCATGGGGGGATAAAACCGTGGCCGTCAGAATAAACGGGCTCGATACGGGCTACGGGTACCAGGACATTCTGGCGGTCGCCGAGGCGGCTGGGGGCGTGGTCGACACCATCGTGGTCCCCAAGGTGGACCATCCCCGGGATATCCATTGCGTGAGCCGGCTGCTGGACGGCATCGAGATGAATCGAGGCATCGAAGCGCCTATCGGCATCGAAGCTTCCATCGAGAGCGCCGCGGGCCTGGAGCAGGTGTCCCGGACCGCCTGTGCTTCCAGGCGGCTCAAAACCCTGATTTTCGGGATTGCCGACTATTCGGCCTCCATCGGTGCAAGGCTGGTTTCCATTTCCGGTCACGGAGAAAAGGAGGACGAGATCTATCCGGGCCACCGCTGGCATTTCCCACTGAGCCGGGTTGTTATGGCGTCCAAGGCGCACGGTCTCATGGCCATCGATGCGCCCTATGGCAATTTCAAGGACATCGAGGGCCTTAAGAAGTCTGCGGCCATGGCGGCCGCCCTGGGATTCAACGGCAAATGGGTCATCCATCCCGGGCAGATCGACGCGGTGAACGCGGTTTTCTCCCCGTCCGCCGAGGATCTGTCCAGGGCCGAAAGGGTGATCAAGGCCCATGAAGAAGCCGTTCGGGCCGGCCGGGGGGCGGTGGCTGTAGACGGCCGCATGGTGGATAACGCCACCATCCGCCTGGCAAGACAGCTCTGGGAACAGGCCCGGTATTTGAAGCTGAGAAGATGA
- a CDS encoding glycyl-radical enzyme activating protein, with translation MQTGIIFDIKRYAIHDGPGIRTTVFFKGCPLRCPWCHNPEGLDRVPQVAYRQDRCIGCGECIDACPEKALALTPEGVRTDETRCRHCGACSKACPADARELVGKIASVREVLDIIKKDVPFFDTSGGGATFSGGEPLMQPEFLLALLQACGREEIHRAVDTTGYADTDTLMQIARHTDLFLYDLKCMDPAKHRRYTGVSNALILKNLDALSRYGIRIGVRIPLIPGINDRDDDIDAFIAHLSHLPRVPMVHILPYHDFQKRKYTTFSMIYDLDDVRPPSTESVRVIEQRFRAAGLTVEVGG, from the coding sequence ATGCAGACCGGCATCATCTTCGACATCAAACGCTACGCCATCCACGACGGTCCCGGCATCCGGACGACCGTCTTCTTCAAGGGTTGTCCGTTGAGATGCCCCTGGTGCCACAACCCCGAGGGCCTCGACAGGGTACCGCAAGTGGCCTACCGGCAAGACCGCTGCATCGGGTGCGGGGAATGCATCGACGCCTGTCCGGAAAAGGCGCTTGCCCTCACCCCGGAGGGCGTCCGCACGGACGAGACGCGCTGTCGGCATTGCGGCGCTTGTTCCAAAGCCTGCCCGGCGGATGCCCGCGAACTCGTGGGGAAAATAGCAAGCGTCCGGGAAGTGCTCGACATCATCAAAAAAGATGTCCCTTTTTTCGACACGTCCGGCGGCGGGGCCACCTTTTCCGGCGGCGAACCGTTGATGCAGCCCGAATTTCTTCTGGCGCTGCTTCAAGCCTGCGGCCGCGAGGAGATTCACCGGGCCGTTGACACCACGGGATATGCGGACACGGACACCCTGATGCAGATCGCACGGCACACCGACCTTTTTCTGTACGATCTGAAATGCATGGACCCGGCCAAGCACCGGCGTTACACCGGCGTATCCAATGCATTGATCCTGAAAAATCTCGATGCCCTCTCCCGGTACGGCATCCGGATCGGCGTCCGCATCCCTCTGATTCCCGGCATCAATGACCGCGACGATGACATCGACGCATTCATTGCCCATCTGAGCCACTTGCCACGGGTGCCAATGGTGCATATTTTACCGTATCACGACTTTCAAAAACGCAAGTATACAACATTCTCGATGATCTATGACCTCGATGACGTCAGGCCGCCCTCAACCGAAAGCGTCCGGGTTATCGAGCAGCGGTTCAGGGCCGCGGGACTGACGGTCGAAGTGGGAGGTTGA
- a CDS encoding DsrE family protein, whose protein sequence is MTEKQEKIMYICTHAGENPEKAAMPFAMANAALAMDIEATVCLQGNGVFLGQKGYARHLPKPGGFPPVDELMASFKELGGRLLVCVPCIKERNIDEAELVEGSQTTAAGKLNLEAMEADAVFVY, encoded by the coding sequence ATGACCGAAAAACAAGAAAAGATCATGTACATTTGCACCCACGCAGGCGAGAACCCCGAGAAGGCGGCCATGCCCTTCGCCATGGCCAATGCGGCCCTGGCCATGGATATTGAAGCGACCGTCTGTCTCCAGGGCAACGGCGTCTTTCTGGGCCAGAAAGGATATGCCCGTCATCTTCCCAAACCGGGTGGATTCCCGCCCGTCGATGAGCTTATGGCGTCGTTCAAAGAACTGGGAGGCAGGCTTCTGGTGTGCGTGCCGTGCATAAAAGAGCGCAACATCGATGAGGCCGAACTCGTAGAAGGCTCCCAGACGACGGCCGCCGGTAAACTGAACCTGGAAGCCATGGAAGCCGATGCCGTATTCGTCTACTAA